From a single Micromonospora sp. WMMD1102 genomic region:
- a CDS encoding DNA alkylation repair protein, which yields MATSADVRRELASLADPHRAEKLTRFLQMVPGGYGEGDRAIGVPVPDQRRIAGRYWRDLPLSATVELLTSDVHEERLTALFVLVRGFDRGDEAERGRIVDILLANTGYVDNWDLVDSSAPYILGPWLLDRDRGVLDRLAGSDRWWERRIAVLATFAFVRAGDFEWTFRLARRLLGDPHDLVHKAVGWMLREVGNRDRAAAEEFLTRHYREMPRVMLRYAIEKFEPGRRRQFLSGVV from the coding sequence GTGGCCACCAGTGCGGATGTCCGGCGTGAGCTGGCCAGCCTCGCCGACCCGCACCGGGCGGAGAAGCTGACCCGGTTCCTCCAGATGGTCCCGGGCGGGTACGGCGAGGGCGACCGGGCCATCGGCGTACCCGTGCCGGACCAGCGCCGGATCGCCGGCCGGTACTGGCGGGACCTCCCACTGTCGGCGACGGTGGAGCTGCTGACCAGTGACGTGCACGAGGAGCGGCTGACGGCGCTCTTCGTCCTGGTGCGCGGGTTCGACCGGGGGGACGAGGCGGAACGGGGCCGGATCGTCGACATCCTGCTGGCCAACACCGGGTACGTCGACAACTGGGACCTGGTCGACTCGTCCGCGCCGTACATCCTCGGCCCGTGGCTGCTGGACCGGGACCGCGGCGTGCTGGACCGGCTGGCCGGTTCGGATCGGTGGTGGGAGCGCCGGATCGCCGTGCTGGCTACCTTCGCCTTCGTCCGGGCCGGCGACTTCGAGTGGACCTTCCGGCTCGCCCGGCGGCTGCTGGGCGATCCGCACGACCTGGTGCACAAGGCGGTCGGCTGGATGCTGCGCGAGGTCGGCAACCGGGACCGGGCGGCGGCGGAGGAGTTCCTGACCCGGCACTACCGGGAGATGCCCCGGGTCATGCTGCGGTACGCCATCGAGAAGTTCGAGCCAGGGCGTCGACGGCAGTTCCTGTCCGGTGTGGTCTAG
- a CDS encoding DUF2199 domain-containing protein codes for MHDQRYQCRCCGQQHEGLPFSYGSDAPAYWRDDLAQDEQSLLDDELCIIQAQHFFVRARIVIPVLDATAEFDWTVWVSLSRANFERMTDLWTTPGREREPSYFGWLSSELPGYEPTTLNLKTRVHTRPVGERPSVELEPTDHPLAVEQRTGITLDRVQRFAENLLHPS; via the coding sequence GTGCATGATCAGCGCTACCAGTGCCGGTGCTGCGGGCAGCAGCACGAGGGTCTGCCCTTCTCATACGGGTCGGATGCGCCCGCCTACTGGCGCGACGATCTCGCCCAGGACGAGCAGAGCCTCCTTGACGACGAGCTGTGCATCATCCAGGCGCAGCACTTCTTCGTGCGGGCCCGGATCGTCATCCCCGTCCTGGACGCGACCGCCGAGTTCGACTGGACCGTCTGGGTGTCGTTGAGCAGAGCCAACTTCGAACGGATGACGGACCTCTGGACCACGCCGGGGCGGGAGCGGGAACCGTCGTACTTCGGCTGGTTGTCGAGCGAACTTCCGGGGTACGAACCGACGACGCTGAACCTCAAGACCCGGGTCCACACCAGGCCGGTCGGCGAGCGGCCGTCCGTCGAACTCGAACCCACCGACCACCCACTCGCGGTCGAGCAGCGAACCGGCATCACCCTGGATCGGGTCCAACGGTTCGCCGAAAATCTCCTGCACCCCAGCTGA
- a CDS encoding carbohydrate ABC transporter permease, whose product MTTQTERPTTGPAQRKPAPTGKGGSRRVRSEVRLLSNLGHVALVVWAVIVIVPILWTFLASFKNTTEIFSSPWTLPGELRWENWGRAWTQARVGRYFVNSVIVVAFGVFGTMLLGSMAAYVLARYKFFGNRAIYYLFVSGLAFPVFLALVPLFFVVDNLGLLNTHTGLVLVYIAYSLPFTVFFLAAFFKTLPTSVAEAGMIDGCSHTRLFFQVMMPMAKPGLISVGIFNIIGQWSQYQLPLVLLSNAEDKWVLTQGIADISVNAGYEADWSGLFAALSMAILPMILVYAIFQRQIQSGLTAGAIK is encoded by the coding sequence ATGACGACACAGACCGAGCGCCCGACGACCGGGCCGGCGCAACGCAAGCCGGCGCCGACCGGCAAGGGCGGCAGCCGCCGGGTCAGGTCGGAGGTACGACTGCTGTCCAACCTGGGTCACGTTGCCCTGGTGGTCTGGGCGGTGATCGTGATCGTCCCGATCCTCTGGACCTTCCTGGCCTCGTTCAAGAACACCACGGAGATCTTCAGCAGCCCGTGGACCCTCCCCGGCGAACTGCGCTGGGAGAACTGGGGTCGCGCCTGGACCCAGGCCCGGGTCGGCAGGTACTTCGTCAACAGCGTGATCGTGGTCGCCTTCGGCGTCTTCGGCACGATGCTGCTCGGCTCGATGGCCGCGTACGTGCTGGCCCGCTACAAGTTCTTCGGCAACCGGGCGATCTACTACCTCTTCGTCTCCGGTCTGGCCTTCCCGGTCTTCCTGGCCCTGGTGCCGCTCTTCTTCGTGGTGGACAACCTCGGCCTGCTCAACACGCACACCGGGCTGGTCCTGGTCTACATCGCGTACTCGCTGCCGTTCACGGTCTTCTTCCTGGCCGCGTTCTTCAAGACGCTGCCGACCTCGGTGGCCGAGGCGGGGATGATCGACGGCTGCTCGCACACCCGGCTCTTCTTCCAGGTGATGATGCCGATGGCCAAGCCCGGCCTGATCAGCGTCGGCATCTTCAACATCATCGGGCAGTGGTCGCAGTACCAGTTGCCGCTGGTGCTGCTCTCCAACGCCGAGGACAAGTGGGTGCTCACCCAGGGCATCGCCGACATCTCGGTGAACGCCGGCTACGAGGCGGACTGGTCCGGACTGTTCGCCGCGCTGAGCATGGCGATCCTGCCGATGATCCTGGTCTACGCGATCTTCCAGCGGCAGATCCAGTCCGGCCTCACCGCCGGCGCGATCAAGTAG
- a CDS encoding sugar ABC transporter permease has translation MRQGKYPFVIGFLFLPVTLYSVFVIAPYAQAFQLAMTNWRGIGAPEWIGFENFQRLFNDAAFWKAVQHHGVLLLALPLITIAIALFFAFLLNVGGGSRGGQRVGVRGSAFYRVVFFFPQVLAVAIIAVLFQMVYRPDESGLINGVLTKIGLDPVFFLINPNLALWSIIGVLVWQAVGFYVVLFSAGMASIPTEIYEAAEIDGASKVTLFFRVTLPLLWDTLQVAWVYLGIAAFDAFAIVAVLSVDSGGPDGATTVLAMEIYRNAFVYGRAGYASAMGVALFFLTITFAALALRVSKRESIEY, from the coding sequence ATGCGGCAGGGCAAGTACCCGTTCGTGATCGGCTTTCTCTTCCTGCCGGTCACGCTCTACTCGGTCTTCGTGATCGCGCCGTACGCCCAGGCGTTCCAGCTCGCGATGACGAACTGGCGGGGCATCGGGGCGCCGGAGTGGATCGGGTTCGAGAACTTCCAGCGGTTGTTCAACGACGCGGCCTTCTGGAAGGCGGTCCAGCACCACGGGGTACTGCTGCTTGCCCTGCCGCTGATCACCATCGCCATCGCACTCTTCTTCGCCTTCCTGCTCAACGTCGGCGGCGGCAGCCGGGGCGGGCAGCGGGTCGGGGTCCGCGGCTCCGCCTTCTACCGGGTGGTGTTCTTCTTCCCGCAGGTGCTGGCGGTGGCGATCATCGCGGTGCTGTTCCAGATGGTCTACCGGCCGGACGAGTCCGGCCTGATCAACGGGGTGTTGACCAAGATCGGGCTCGATCCGGTCTTCTTCCTGATCAACCCGAACCTGGCGCTCTGGTCGATCATCGGGGTGCTGGTCTGGCAGGCGGTCGGCTTCTACGTGGTGCTCTTCTCCGCCGGCATGGCCTCCATCCCGACCGAGATCTACGAGGCCGCCGAGATCGACGGGGCCAGCAAGGTCACGCTCTTCTTCCGGGTCACCCTGCCGCTGCTCTGGGACACCCTCCAGGTCGCCTGGGTCTATCTCGGCATCGCCGCGTTCGACGCCTTCGCCATCGTCGCGGTGCTCTCCGTCGACAGCGGCGGCCCGGACGGCGCCACCACGGTGCTCGCGATGGAGATCTACCGCAACGCCTTCGTCTACGGCCGGGCCGGCTACGCCTCGGCGATGGGAGTGGCGCTGTTCTTCCTGACCATCACGTTCGCGGCGCTCGCGCTGCGGGTGTCCAAGCGGGAGAGCATCGAGTACTGA